Genomic window (Cololabis saira isolate AMF1-May2022 chromosome 10, fColSai1.1, whole genome shotgun sequence):
GCATGTGCCTGCCGTACTTGCAACCAAGAGCACTTCTGTTGGGACAAAGTGGTACAACACAGCAGTTCTGTGTGCTCACATGTGGTCAGAACTGCTACAGCGACGTACAGTGGTGCTAGCTTTCATTTGAATCCCAAGAAAGTGAGTCTGGCTCATCTTTAAAGACAGGATCTATAACACTTCAACTTCATTTCTAGACACAACATCAGTTAGTCACAAACAGCACTTGAAAACAAACCCCACCATGACATATTGCTCCGCATCACATATTGATTTGTACTCAAGGCTGTTTGACAACTCATCCCCCATCAATGAGATAGGAAGAGCAGCAGCCATCTTGAGTCTGACATGCACTGCAACATCGACATCATGTCTGAATCTGTGGTATGTAACCGAGCCTCACTCACGTCTCCCAGGATGCAGTCTAGGTCGTCTGTATGGACGACCGGCTCAGAGGTGGAAGCGCTCTgattgtgacttgtgactgtgtttTGAAATACCGTTGGAACctgaacacatacacacacatattttcCAGATTACACggcatcatttaaaaaaagaataaaggtttatattctttgtgtgtgtttgtgtgcaaacACACCTGCATGTCTCTGTGCTCAGCCTCTTTCTCTGCAGAGCTGCCCCACATCCTGGAGCAGGACACGCAGATGGACCTCCCTCTTTGAAACACAAACACCGTGAGTGAGTTGGACGGCTCATGTCTGCGGTGTATCATGTTTCCCTCAATCAAGACCCAATTTATTGGTTACAGAAGAAGGGCTCACAATCTTCATGTCATTCATATCACTCTGAATTTTTGGTATTATTTTGGAAAATTGCATTATCAGTTGATCAGAATTATAATGTAGGACTTTACAATCCACTGGTTGCATTGGAATAAATGGTGATCACCATACATGCACGCCCTTCATGCACACAGTTGATCAATAATATTAACATAAACAGGAGGCAGCTTCCGGAGATGTACTCCACACAGTCTAAATTATATGTTTGCACTTAACCCATTTTTCCCATCATCTTCTGAACTGACACTGAGTCTAATGCACAAAGGGGAGAAATGAGTGGCTGTCATACTTAGAGAAGTGGCAGTGTACGTGGAAACGCTGTAAACACTGAAGGCACTGGCTCAGGTCTCCTCCAAGGTGACAAACGCTGCACACTTCCCTCGCACCGACCTGCTCTCCTCCGCCTGAGCACTGGAGACACCATTTATACACTCATCAGAAAAGGctatttttgagtgaaaaacacCCAAAAAGAAATGAACAAAGAGGAACAAAAATAATGGAAaaagtgatgtaaaacacaTTCTTTTCACCTGGTTTCTGCCACCAGACACATTCGTAGAGGCTGTGACATTTGTGACAGAAGGTGTAAGTGAGGAGTAGAATGAGACGTCTGACATGGCGTTGCTGGGGATTGTGTTTGTTTGCTGAGGCTGAGCTGAGATCGCCTGaatcaaacaaatcatttgGACTGGGTTTAgtattagaaaataaaaaacttagcTGCTCACTAATAATTCAATAATTCTACAGGTGATCAAATTATATTTGGCATTATGATGCCTGACTAATATAAATAAGTTTGAGGAATAGGTTAAAAATGTGTCCCTCATTAATGTATgcaaaataatgtaaatatgaagTTTCCTTTCGAGGAACCCATCGGATCCTTTAATCAGCCTTTCCACCAATCAAATACAATGATTACAATAACCATTATAGTCTAATAGCAACTCATTCACTGTTGCAGATATTCTCATCCAAACAAGCACATGTATTTTAAGTGTGTTCAGTCAGAGTAAACCTCCATATTTGAGAAAATACTTCATCCACTTACTTGTAAAGGTACAAGAGCATTGTATCTGTTTACATTGTGTCCATGGCACCACTCACACTTCCAAGACCCACTGGACATTGAAACAATGCTTGCAACATTAACACACAGAGATACATGCTACAACATACTCATACTCATCATACACATTTAACTGTTTTATTGCTCACTTGGGTATGGAGGTGATCGGAGGGTCATGGCAGGTCAAATGAAAGGCCCGAGGACAGCCGTCACAACAAATCAGCTCGCCTCCGTCCCTACACACTGCACACTCGTCATCATTGCTGGgaatctacacacacacacacacatgatgtACTCAGAAGATGAGCTTTCATGTAAAATCTTgttgtttctcaatcctggtcctcatgggcccctgtcctgcatgttttagatgtttccctgcttcagcacaccgtgatacaagtacctgtgtcatcaacagagctgtgcagaccttggtaacaagctaatgaggacctttaattagaatcaggtgtgttggtgcagagaaacatctaaaacatgcaggacagggggtcaaggggaccaggattgagaagcacctGGTTGTTCAGCCGCACCGTGCTTGGGTCCGTTTCCCCCTGGTGGTGGAACTTGGTCTTGGCAGACTTGGCAGACTTGGCTGCTGCTGCGTTTGTGTCGTCTGCTGGGCCAACAGAGTAAAATCCTTCAGTAACTTTAATGCACTTTCTTGCAGACCCTGTTGGAGACAGTTGTGCCACATGTCATTTCTCATTTTGCTTTAACTTATCTCCCAAAGTGCCATGTTGGCAAATCGATGCAGCTTATCACGGAACATGTGATTTAGTGTCCCGATGCTGTCAGGTAGTTTTCTCAGTATTTGTTATAACCTAGAGAAATTAGCTTAACTCACCGTACTCCTTCTTGATTTgtatcttttctcttttgtcggAGCTGACAGGCCGATCTGTacaggaggatgaagaggaggaggaccaGTGTACTCCTTTTGAGACGGAGTGAGAGGCCACTTGAACACCTGCAGTAGAATTTTGTTTGGTGTCCAGTGTGAAATAATTGTTTCTGTTGTTTACTTTAGTAACAGTTAATAACTATGATCAAAATACTACTGTATTACTGTTTCCAGACGGCAGCTGTGGGGCTTGAGCTTCACTCTTCACTCTGTAAAGCTTCACCTTACTTCCTGAAgtaaagcacataaaaaacacaaatatttcaaaatatttctcatttttttgctGATTTAAACTCGCAATGAGGTGCTCTACACCGTAAATGACCTGCTCCATCACTTGTCTTGGCAAGATACTGTGAATCCTGGGAGGTTGCCCCTCTGTTTTCATGGCTCCTTTTCTTGCTGTGAGAAACTTTGAGACCACCAGAAGATCTGTTTTCACTTTTGGAGCTTGCAGCTTCCCGTCCTAACAGGATAAGCAATGACAGAAATCATGGTGATGGACAAATATAAGAATGAAATAGTCTGATGAACTTTCGCTGTCCCATACTTGAGTTCAGGTTCGCCAGCAGGGTCTGCAACTTGGGGTAACTTTCAACGTTGTAGCCTTTGGATAAGTTGCTCCAGAAAGTCTGGATTGTGGATCTGCTTTGCTCCAACACCCAGGAGAGGAGGAAGTACATGGCCTTGTGAATGCCTTCACGACCTTCCTTCTCTAGAGTTTCCTATAAGGAAAAAGAACCAGTTTTAACATAGTGTCTTCCATTTTAATAGAAGTTGGAGGTCCAGAGTTATGTCAGTGGTTATTCTGCCTGCAGAAGTGATGAATCTTAATGAACAAATGCACTTTTTAGAAAACATGGGAATCAGTTCCAGTGTATCCAGTCATCAGTCGATGACTGTTAAGAAAAGATAAACCATTTCACACTTTGCTCAAATTTCAACAATCTAGCTTACCTTCAGCAGTTGTTCAGTGATGATGTTTTTATCTGCCAACCCGTAGACGAGAGGGAAGGGGTCGTCCACAGCCATTGCGATGTCAGTACGCAGCTCCCTCAGCAGAGAGCGGAGATTTGTGTCCTTAAACACCTCCACTCTAGACATGATCCGCTTCCAATGTAAATGTGACACAAAGTGGCCCGCGCTCAAACACCGAGCACTCTCGATACAAGAGGTGTGTCCTTTCCAATGAAGGAAATACTGCACAGGCGTGAAGTATGCACACAGTATATATTCTGTATTTCAAAAACGACTATATTGTCACATGTTCTTTCAAATTATGCTGTGCTTTGAATCCATgctttatatatgtatgtgtatattggTTCCTATGTTCAGAAATGATTCACTGATTAGCCATTTGGGTTAATTTGTCCTCTAACAGCACTAACTGTCTCCATCCAGGGGAATACCGGTCCTCTTACATCAGAGGAGGTTTGTAAAGTGACCTTGTGTGTCACAGCAACAGTTTCCCTCTTAAAAGGTTCTTTCCATCTCAACTTCCCCTTACCAATCAGGTAGTCAGACAAGAAACTCAACATTAGCATGTTATTTATGGTTCAACGggtttgagaaaattaaaatcAACTGGCTGACAGATTCATTGCTTGACTGGGTGACTGCAAAGATAACAGTGCACTTGTTGTTCCACATTTATCAACTATTTAGTACAAATATTACCCTACAACGCTCATCTTGGATTAGGTGGGTCGACCTCATATGTTCTACTGTAAAACCCTTTAATGTCTGTTAATGTCAGGCTTCATTGGTGCACACCAAGTGAACTTAAACAAATGTGTCTTTCATTTGAGCAGTCTGTGATCAGTGTTTTAACAGATGAAatattgaaatgttttacagcGTCAGCCACGGCAATTACCATTAGAGACCACAATGAATTATATTTTCAATCAATGGCTGATCTCCAGATAGCCACCAAATGTATAGCTAACAGTTAGACAGAAGTTACATTTACCTCCATCTACTAACTGGTGCTGGAAACCTTCTAATACTTTTGAATATCTGCGctatttcataaaaaaacacttaaaacatggtcagtttttaaagcattataaaatagataaagataagaatcaaaagaaaaatgttatgAAAAGGCACATGGCTATTAATTTATTTAGGATAAAGTTCCAATAATGAATATTTGTGAACTGCAAAAGTGGATTAGATATGAATACCAGTAATTTGAGTAATTTGAAAGCAAAACTAGAATTTGAGAACTAAAGAACAGGGGAACTATCAAAGTAAAGTCTTTACTGTATAAATGAAACTTTTTTTGGGAGGCTTTCTGAATGAACCTATCATTTGGCACTGTAGGCACTGTAGTATATGGAACACCACAAGAAATTAGAAAAATGAAGATTATTATCCATTAATCTTTTCTCTCTATAATTAAATCTCCAAAAACCTTTAACAAATA
Coding sequences:
- the aire gene encoding autoimmune regulator, which gives rise to MSRVEVFKDTNLRSLLRELRTDIAMAVDDPFPLVYGLADKNIITEQLLKETLEKEGREGIHKAMYFLLSWVLEQSRSTIQTFWSNLSKGYNVESYPKLQTLLANLNSRREAASSKSENRSSGGLKVSHSKKRSHENRGATSQDSQYLAKTSDGAGSKVKLYRVKSEAQAPQLPSGNSVQVASHSVSKGVHWSSSSSSSCTDRPVSSDKREKIQIKKEYGSARKCIKVTEGFYSVGPADDTNAAAAKSAKSAKTKFHHQGETDPSTIPSNDDECAVCRDGGELICCDGCPRAFHLTCHDPPITSIPNGSWKCEWCHGHNVNRYNALVPLQAISAQPQQTNTIPSNAMSDVSFYSSLTPSVTNVTASTNVSGGRNQCSGGGEQVGAREVCSVCHLGGDLSQCLQCLQRFHVHCHFSKGRSICVSCSRMWGSSAEKEAEHRDMQVPTVFQNTVTSHNQSASTSEPVVHTDDLDCILGDHSSIDGILQWAFHNISRPPADSQGCYQ